One Clupea harengus chromosome 3, Ch_v2.0.2, whole genome shotgun sequence DNA window includes the following coding sequences:
- the LOC122132802 gene encoding zinc finger CCHC domain-containing protein 14-like, protein MAAFRGFYPQVYPTTMGSMQGAGVAMAGVGGINKKNGNISCYNCGTTGHIAQDCKQPSIDATQQGGFRLQYVASHNSEALDNTEG, encoded by the exons ATGGCGGCCTTCAGGGGCTTCTACCCGCAGGTGTACCCAACCACCATGGGCTCCATGCAGGGTGCCGGCGTGGCCATGGCGGGCGTGGGGGGCATCAACAAGAAGAATGGCAACATCTCCTGCTACAACTGCGGCACCACCGGGCACATTGCACAGGACTGCAAGCAGCCCTCCATTGACGCCACACAGCAAG gTGGTTTCCGGCTACAGTACGTCGCCTCTCACAATTCTGAAGCACTAGACAACACGGAAGGATGA